A single window of Desulfovibrio sp. G11 DNA harbors:
- a CDS encoding outer membrane homotrimeric porin, which translates to MKRICTLVLAAGLLLGAATGASAIDFKAKGQWLMGFGVGDANPIKNYRDGATGKSSKFNSDDDFQAAQRLRLQLDAVASEALSGTVYFEIGTAQWGKASNGAALGADGTNQIKLKRAYLDWIVPDTDAKVRMGIQGVALPNVAGGSAVLDADAAGITVNYKFNENVGLTALWARPLNDNYVDGTNSKQNNYLDNMDLFSLMVPLTFDGVNVTPWAMYGMVGKNALNGAWNKDNSAYDGVGTADGNLHYSLRPYPGMTGADKIGSTGNDYGNAFWAGLPIAVTMFDPLNIELDINYGYMQGMGRFDAVKNGGGDKRASTERQGWLAKALVEYKLDWGVPGIFGWYASGDDSNPKNGSERMPSVAASGNFTSFIGDGNMGWIRQDYSLTYDGTWGIGAQIRDMSFIEDLSHTFRVAYWGGTNSPTMAKYMDSAYAWSDGWGNNTGPYLTTNDGMLEFNLVNSYQIYENLEMNLELDYVANFMDNSTWKKANNGGSFDKQDMWKAQVVFAYSF; encoded by the coding sequence ATGAAACGTATCTGTACACTCGTGCTGGCCGCCGGCCTGCTTTTGGGCGCGGCCACCGGCGCCAGCGCCATTGACTTCAAGGCCAAGGGCCAGTGGCTCATGGGCTTCGGCGTGGGCGATGCCAACCCCATCAAGAACTATCGTGACGGCGCCACCGGCAAGAGCAGCAAGTTCAACAGCGACGACGATTTCCAGGCCGCCCAGCGCCTGCGCCTGCAGTTGGATGCCGTGGCTTCCGAAGCCCTGTCCGGCACCGTGTACTTTGAAATCGGCACCGCCCAGTGGGGCAAGGCCAGCAACGGCGCTGCCCTCGGTGCTGACGGCACCAACCAGATCAAGCTGAAGCGCGCGTACCTCGACTGGATCGTGCCCGATACCGACGCCAAGGTGCGTATGGGTATCCAGGGCGTGGCCCTGCCCAACGTGGCCGGCGGCTCCGCTGTGCTTGATGCCGACGCTGCCGGCATCACCGTCAACTACAAGTTCAACGAAAACGTCGGCCTGACCGCCCTGTGGGCGCGCCCGCTGAACGACAACTATGTTGACGGCACGAACTCCAAGCAGAACAACTACCTGGACAATATGGATCTGTTCAGCCTGATGGTGCCCCTGACCTTTGACGGCGTGAACGTGACCCCTTGGGCCATGTACGGCATGGTGGGCAAAAACGCTCTGAATGGTGCCTGGAATAAGGACAACAGCGCGTATGACGGCGTCGGCACTGCTGACGGTAACCTGCACTACTCCCTGCGCCCCTATCCGGGCATGACCGGCGCTGACAAGATCGGCAGCACCGGCAACGACTACGGCAACGCTTTCTGGGCAGGCCTGCCCATTGCCGTGACCATGTTTGATCCGCTGAACATTGAGCTTGACATCAACTACGGCTACATGCAGGGCATGGGTCGCTTTGACGCCGTGAAGAACGGTGGCGGAGACAAGCGTGCCAGCACCGAGCGTCAGGGCTGGCTTGCCAAGGCCCTGGTGGAATACAAGCTGGATTGGGGCGTACCCGGCATCTTCGGCTGGTATGCTTCCGGCGACGACAGCAATCCCAAGAACGGTTCCGAGCGCATGCCTTCCGTGGCCGCTTCCGGCAACTTCACCTCCTTTATCGGTGACGGCAACATGGGCTGGATCCGTCAGGACTACTCCCTGACCTATGACGGCACCTGGGGTATCGGCGCGCAGATCCGCGACATGAGCTTCATCGAAGACCTGTCGCACACCTTCCGCGTGGCTTACTGGGGCGGCACCAACAGCCCGACCATGGCCAAATACATGGACAGCGCCTACGCCTGGTCCGATGGCTGGGGTAACAACACCGGCCCTTACCTGACCACCAACGACGGCATGCTGGAATTCAACCTCGTGAACAGCTACCAGATTTACGAAAACCTCGAAATGAATCTTGAGCTGGACTACGTTGCCAACTTTATGGACAACAGCACCTGGAAGAAGGCCAACAACGGCGGCAGCTTTGACAAGCAGGATATGTGGAAGGCCCAGGTGGTCTTCGCGTACAGCTTCTAA